ATTTCGAGTTCCTTTAAAGCCATCAATCCAAAAAAAGTGACATAAGCTAATGGGTTTAGTCCAAAAACAAGACTAGGCCTGCATGAATCAACTGTggataaattatttatattctAAAAGTATATCCTGTAATCAATACCTGCTCTCAGCTGCATGCccattggttcctactgaagatatgactctttaaaaaaactagaaaaatatttagtttcattttaacattttcagtaaTTTCCAAAAGACATTGACACTGTGGTTTTTATTGAAAATAACTCAGACAGGAAGAAACAGTGCATGTTTtgggggactattttcagtggcggattaatccacatttggagTTCAAGTGAGCTCAGAGAATCGTTGTTGGTTTGGTCTTTTCACCAGCTATGTTTGTTGAGGCAGGATGAGGTGTAGCAGCCCACcaagagactgactgactgactgactgactgactggggAACAGGCAGGATgctgagcagacacagagaccTTTTCTGTCACCGTCAGGTTTATGGCTTCTCTTTGACGCCTGTGGTTTCAAGTGGTAATAGCTCAAATTCCCCAAAATCATAACAACATTCCTGCTGGTTTGTTGGCCTTTCTGAAGAAAAGGCCGTCTCCACTGATGGAGGACGCCGATACAGGTGTGAGTGACATCTCTTATCTGACCcccaggagcaggaggaagaggaggcacaCAAACGTATCCCATAGCCTaacccctcctccaccaccaagCCCGCATCCTTCCTTCATTGTGACTGCAGTAAATAGTCTAAGCTGACAGCCCTTATTTTACTTAATGTGAAGTTGATATACCTCTGGGACCAAGACGTTTATTACTGGTAACGATGTTTGCACTGTTATCAAGTACAATACACTTGAAACTTGAAACTTGAAACTTGGAAAATGACACCGTGTCCTGCCGTCCTCCTGGATGTCTGCAAGAAACAAGTTATCCAAGCTGTGTGTGACCTGACCCGCAGATACCTGCGATGCACAGGCGAGTCTCTCAGGTTGCGTCTTTGAACAGTTCACAAATGGGGCAAATCTGGGGCTTTTCGCTGTGATCTCCAGAAACGACTGGAAAATCAGGGCTAAAATCAAGCAGTATCAACAATATGTTTTGTTCACACTCTAGTACATTGTAGgttttaaattcaattcaacaagaggttagaatatatTGTTTtggcagcgctacttcttcatcctctcatgttggactaaAGGTAGAGTGGACAGCACAGTGACTCACCATCGCCCCCTGAGTTTCAATgtggtattacaagatgggACAGGTggaggctagctggttagcatcCTAGCTTCAGCAGATGAAACAACCCGTAGACGACTTTGATGTGTTTTATGCTAAAATACTTACAGCACCTTTAACGTACAGGAACTGCTCAGGTAgcagtgtctttatcagcaggCTGGGACTCCAGCTCTGACAGTGACTGCTGTCAAATCATGACTAATGGAACAATTAGTTAGATGTGGTTTTCTTGGCATGAAATTGACACCACTAAATCAAACAGTAGTTATGTGGATTTTCAAGTTGTCTCGTTTATCTACTCAACTACTAACGCCTCAGGACTAGTGTGGTTAAAACGTGTTTCTGTGAAAAAGTCATGGATTGTTACTTCTTACTGACTTACTAAGGTCTTCTGACCACCTTAAAAAGTACAGTAGCAGAGGGGTGGAGCTAAAAGTGACCCTGCCTTGTTTGTGCAGGAGGCAGGTCTGGTAGGTGTGACtcagcagaacaaaaacacacatgtaagacagctcctgtgtctgtctgtgagccTCTTCttccacccccacacacacacacactgaggacaccactgggtgtgtgtgagagagcgaCACAGAGTGTGTCGAAACTTTCTGTGCTGGATCTTTAATCCCTTTCATCCCCAACTCCAGCGACGAGCCTCGTTAAGCCTCTCCTCCTCGCCTCACTGGGAAGACGACATGACAGACGCAGCAACCAACATGCGGCTGAAGCTGCCGATCACCTGCTTCATCCTGCagatcatcctcatcatcctcttcGGCGCAGTGGTGAAGTATGACCATGAGACGGATGCAAAGGCGTGGCATAACATGACAGAGTCCGGTCATTCTAACTATGACAATGACTTCTACTACCGCTACCCAAGTGAGTGTCCTGTGGGTGTCTGGAGTGTTCAGGGTCAGAGGTTACAGTCTGCACTCTGTGCCTGAATGTCAGTAACAGCTTTTAGCATCTGGCAAAGTTTCTCAAGAACCAGTGGTAACAGCTAGTCATAAGTAACACTGACAACTTGATGGCAATTGATGCTTTCGATTAATGAAAACTTTGCAAATTTTGCGTGTAACATGCACTACTTAATAAAGCTATTGAATGACATGAATACCGATAAAACTAATCCAGCAAATTATCCTTTATCTTACAAAAGAAATTAACTGATGCTATTCCATCTCTTCCTTTGTCCTCATGGCATGCAGTCAGTCAGCAATCAGGAATAACATAAGCCAACAAGGGAGtagaaacaaatgagaaaatcagAATTTTCTTTAGATAAAACTCCAAGACGAAGACCTTGAATCTTTTTCTGCTGATAATGCAGGTCAAAAATCTTTAGAGACAACCCaaagaaatcatttttatgAGTAACCTCGGCTTGAAGTCTAGTCTCTTTTGAATGTGTTGCTTTTTAGGTGTGGACTCACTCATCCTTTTCAGCCTTGAAGAATAATTTAACTTTACTGTGACTTTGCAAACAGTTTTTGTCGTTAATGATGCTCAGCATAACTCACTAACACCAGAATCTCACCTTCTTTCCCATGCTGCCTCAGTGATTTTTACAGACCTGTAAGTATGCCATGCTTGCATGCTGCCCCAactcatttacatatttaaaacattttgggaTTTTTGTCGTTAGCTGTTGTAAATGTTGTAAAAGGATGAcaagctgctgagctgcagtgtttcCCTAATTGGATGGGTCCCattctttgttgtttgtctttcatAAAGACGTCTTCCACTCCGCTGCTGTCCCACAGAGGCTGATCTATTGATCGTTAATTTCCTGATTTATATGGATTGATGGTgtagaaaaaaacttttttttttcacaggctGGAGGAGAAACACAGGCCACTGACTACAGTCTGTAAAATACTCATTACTGCtgtcataaaacacattttctgtctacTGACTAACTAACCACAGGAATGATGCAGGATACAAACACAGGCCTCTGGTGTTAAAGTCCTCTTTTGTACACCCTGACCACAGGAGTTTGTAGTCTGCAGAAAGCACTGAATTGGTCCATGCAGCATTTTTTGTCCAAACATATTTGGCAAAACCATCTGTTCTACTAGTATATAAAAGTAATTTCCAGGAGAGACAGTTTAAGTCACAGTTGGATCAGCTGTACTTTTACATCTCTGTGTCTGGAGCTGAACAGACAGATGAAATTACATGACTTTATTTAGATTATACTCAGTAATTCACTGAGCTACATATCTCCACTCAGCTCCATCTTAATAAATCAACCTTAAGCAACATGACTCAGATGTCGTGGGCCTGTCTTAACAAGTCAGACAGAGGTTCACCTGGGCGTCTCCCTCAGTGCAGGGACGCTGGAGTGTTTACAGGTGTAGACCTATAAAAATGCATCCAGTATCAGttgtctttatgtttttttcctacTCATAATACTATGGTAATTGTCTTGCTGcaatatgtgtatttttacaaTTACAGTTTACAACAAAACTCTACCAACTCATATATAAAAACTGTATCATGACAGTagcaaaataacagaaatatttaaatcaaaaccattgttaatgctaacactaacAGACACTAACAGTTATGTAATTAAACCAAACTGGAGTATCAATATCAGCTGAGTTTGTAAGGTTTCTGGTACAGAATGGTGTCATCAGCGAATGTAGAGAGTCAAGGTGAATCCTGAGGTCAGTCACTACCTGCACTGCTTAAAGCTAAACTATGTcactatatttttaaaaactattttggGTTGTAACGCTTTAATCTGTATGTCTGACAGTTAGTTTGGTACCATGTAGAAGCAGGGTGAGGCTGCCGTCAGTGTCAGTATTTCCAGGCAGCACGTAACAGTGTAAACTCCTGTAAATGTGATTTGTATCAAACTCGTGCTTTCGTTTTATCTCTTCTCAGGCGTGTGGGTTGGTATCCCCTGTGCAAAGCAAAGAATGATGGGAATGTAGAGATACAAATGCTTCGCTCTTACTTAACTATGTTATAAAATCTCCAACATGCAAACTAACTTATTCAGATGCTTTGAAAATTAAGGAGGTGTGGGAGGTGATAGAAAAGATGTCTCAGTCATAAGGGAAAAGACAACTTATATTTTCATGGCATGCACTGGCACACAGGGCCTCAGGATTAATGctagttgtgtgtgtgataatgCATCAGAGGGTAGGAGGAGCCTTTAAACCTGAAATTCAGGTTCTCATCAAAGCTTCAAACATGACCTGATTTGATGGATACTAGAGAGTTTTATTTAAAGGACAATAAACCGTCAGAGAATTTGTGCTTTTGTTCGCTGTATAAAAAGTGAGATAATTTGTTTTGGCATTATGCTATTTACTGCTAGTAAAAGCAGCCATTCAGTCTCTTTATATACAATGATCTACTACTCTCTCTGGCTAAGAAATTCACCTTCATCTCTTCTAttgcctcttcctctgcaggacCGTGTCAGACCTCAGAGGAGAGCGGACGGTCTGAGGTTAGAAAAATAAGAGCAGAGTGTAAAGGTCCATTAGATTTAATGGCTTTAGATAATCTTTAACCTGACACCTTCACTGTCATGGACATTGAAACAGAAGATCACCTTCATGTTTCAGTGCTGTGTATACACAACCTACATTCTCCATCTTTATTGCACAGCTACTGAACCATAAACAGACAAGTTCACACTCTGCAGGGCGCAAACATCTGAAGCAAGATCATGTGCGTCTTGTAAATCCACTGCTTGTTGGTGGTCTTGAAGTCAATGTATCGTCTGTTCTATATGTTCGTGTGAGATAAGGATGGTAATGCTACTGCAAACATACCTCCCTCTTGTTAAACACATCATCTGATGACAGAGGCGATCCTGTAGCTGTCTGAGAGGTCACAGTTAAAAATATGAATCTTACTAATTTCACATCTTTAGAAATGTTTCTAAAACAAATCAATTCAAATTTTGAATATTACTTGGATTTGGAGAAAAAGGTTTAAATGAacttaaagattatttttactCCAAAGTTTTAACATCagcattaaatgtttttctagCTGAAACAGTAATCCAGTGACAGTGAGAGGCTTTGATTGTATGTTGTCCTCCTGGATGTCACTGTGCTTATCTGGGCCAAAATGCCAATGGGGACGTTGGCAACACCTCCGGCCCGGCCGTGCCAATTAACAGTCACCATGGCGACAGCAGTCACGGCACAGTGCAATATTGTGTGTGGCTGTTTGGGACAAATAATGAGAGTTAGAAAGTAGCTCACAAACTGTGTGAACCAGGAAAATTAGGGTGGAAGGaaacagagtgtgtgagagagagagagagagttcagaTCCAAAATGTACTTTGATTTCACTTATGGCAAGTCTTTCGCATATCagtatgaaaaaataaataaaaatcacctTTCAGTTCCTCAGAGTCACAGTGTAGAGGCCTGAGTCACAGCTGAACCTGGAGTCCCTGTTAACCAAAGCTTATATAACTGTGCTCATTTACAGAGAAAGGCTGTTTTCAATGACAAAGCCCTCAAGTGACACAGCTGTTGGCAGTGgtcagctgtttttgttgataGAGGCTTTTCCGGAGCAGATATGAGGTTGATCTAAATGACTGGCATCCTCACTGAAGTGCAGTTAATACTGCTGCTGGCTACTTCTTACAGCTTTGCTTTTCATCTTTAACAATTCCTATAAAAGAGATATTAATGTTTAggtttaaaatcaaaacaagtaAGGGGTTAGGTTGAAAAAGTTCTGTTACTAAATAAAGTGATTTTCAATTGTAAATAGGCTTTGATCAGATGTCAAGAGGTTACATTTCTTGTCTGCTTCAAAGTTTCATATGACTGTTAatttaatatctttgggttttggactaatggtcacacaaaacaatcaatttGAAGGTGTCAGTCTGGTGCACAGTTTTTgggacattttatagaccaagcAGGTCAAcaattgacagaaaagtaattaGGAGATGATCTGATAGTGAAAATAATTAGTGCTCGCAGCCCTAGACTCGATGATAAAACCTAGAATTCTTGCTTAAGGTGTGATGCACTGATACATTTGAGTCATTTGAGAATTTTGGGTCACCCATCAATGGATGATGTAGTTTTCATGGCAGTAGAGGGAGCTGAGTTCATTCAGAGGCAACACCTGTGGAGAGTTAAGTGTCGTCTGCATAGAGGCGACTGTTGAAATGTTGGGTTCATAATGTAAAACTGGACTGAAACCTGCAATAAGTTGTGGGTCCTTCCAACCATCTGGATCTTTTATCCATCCACAAATAATGATAGTGTTTTCTACATTGTGCAGGTTTCCAGGATGTGCACGTGATGATCTTCGTCGGTTTCGGCTTCCTCATGACCTTCCTGCAGCGATACGGCTTCAGCAGCGTGGGCTTCAACTTTGTGATCGCAGCCTTGGCTCTGCAGTGGGCAACGCTCATGCAGGGCTTCCTCCACGGTCTGCATGGAGGCAAGATCGAGATTGGAGTGGAGAGGTTCGTGCAAGTCACGCACGTGtgaatacacatacacaccacacacgctATATAGGAAAATGCAAAATATGTTAACAAGCTTAGCTCTCGGTCGTTTTAATTACACAAGCAGGCCTGCACACATCCTGAGGCACAGCAGAAACACTCATAAACTAATGACTCATATAACGACAAGGGCTCAACGTGCTACACTGAATATTATAGAGACAAATACCAAACAATACAGTAATTACCCAGGACTGTGGCCTGGTTTCCAGAGAGAGGTTAAGGTGCAGGCCTTAGTCTGGGGCAGCAGAATAACTAATAAAAATACCAATATAGTGAAGCTCATAATGTTCACCTTGGTTCAGTAAATCAGTTGGGGGCAGTACAACAATTTACAACGACAAAATGAACATGTTATTGTTTTCCAAACATAAACTACTATTCACTGAGAAAATGCAAAAGCAACACCTCTGACtttgtctgttattttgtccacgGCTGCTGTAAGTTACTGCGGTAACATCTTTTATTAAACTTTGCCTCTTTCAGTATGATCAATGCTGATTTCTGCACCGGCTCCGTGCTCATCTCATTCGGAGCTGTTCTGGGTAAAACCAGCCCGGTCCAGCTGCTGATCATGGCGATGTTCGAGGTCACGCTGTTTGCTGTCAATGAGTTCATCCTGCTGTCTGCTCTGGGGGTGAGTAGAGAAAACAGATCAACGTCgctgatgtgacatttttaagagaaaaaagTGGGATATTAACGTTCATGTTGCATGTATGGAACAGAACAGTAAAGCAAGTTAACTTTGTTTCAGGCCAAGGACGCTGGAGGCTCCATGACCATCCACACATTTGGAGCCTACTTTGGCCTGATGGTGACTCGAATCCTGTACCGGCCCAACCTGGACAAGAGCAAGCACAAGAACAGCTCAGTCTACCACTCTGACCTGTTCGCTATGATTGGTAAACGTCTTACAAAACTAGACCTGTACTTATATCAAAcaaaagtacttttactttttagaCTTTTTAGAAGAAGAGTAACTTctcacactgcaaaaaatgttgcttgtgctgccatctagtggtttCTACATGCTCAAGCTGGACTCTACagtgttaaattaaaaacattatccTTCTTGCTGCACCTTCATTTAGGTACCCTCTACCTGTGGATGTTCTGGCCCAGTTTTAACTCTGCCATCACAGCTCACGGAGACGACCAGCACCGCACAGCCCTGAACACCTACTACTCCCTGGCAGCCTGCACTCTCTCCACCTACGCCATGTCTTCCCTCACAGCACACGATGGCAAGCTGGACATGGTGAGGACACAGgacattacattatatttcaACTTTAATTGGAACATCAGGGTCAAAGTTCTGTCCACGAGGTGTCTCACAGCTGTAGAAGTAGAAGGTGGGCGATGCAGAGGTGCTCGAAAAACACAGGAATCAGATGGAAAGAAGTGGACAGGGTGGATCTTATCAGGGTTTAAAACTCATGACAGAGTTACACATAAGATAACAGCTGATGAGTGAGTCACATGAAGGTTCATTGAAGCTGTGGCTAAGTCGAGTGAGTCGAACACTGTATCAACGCTGTCAAGCTCAGCTGTCAACTGTAACTCATGCTGAAATCAAGATGGGACATTCCTGCAGCGATGGTTATCAAACCTGAGAGTCATGTTCAGGGCAGTGAAGGGAGTGGACATACCATATAGCCTGTTGATAGTTAAGACAAGCTAATCAACCGATGGAATCGGATTGTCTCTAATGTGCTCCACCTGTTTGCTGCCGCACGTCCACGAAATTTACGGCTGAACTTTGAATTCTGTGAAGTTTAATGAAGGGATATATCAATGTCTCTTTCTTCATGATGAGACATAAAGAGCACAGCTCATAACTTAGATTTTGCCGcctcaaaaaacaaataaatagatcATTTGAGCAAACAAGATTTTAATCTGTGAGCAATAAATTAATGAGTGGATAGAAACAAAAGAGCGAGTGCAGATTTTCAGGCAGAGGATCTGAGAGACAGTAAATGAGTAAAACTGTGGGGGGGagtaattattattgtttatgtgcattttaGACATCAGGTTATTGAGAAGAGAATATTTTTTGTTGCTTCACATGaaattattctgtgtgtgttaatgattTCTCCA
The window above is part of the Lates calcarifer isolate ASB-BC8 linkage group LG15, TLL_Latcal_v3, whole genome shotgun sequence genome. Proteins encoded here:
- the rhbg gene encoding ammonium transporter Rh type B; this encodes MTDAATNMRLKLPITCFILQIILIILFGAVVKYDHETDAKAWHNMTESGHSNYDNDFYYRYPSFQDVHVMIFVGFGFLMTFLQRYGFSSVGFNFVIAALALQWATLMQGFLHGLHGGKIEIGVESMINADFCTGSVLISFGAVLGKTSPVQLLIMAMFEVTLFAVNEFILLSALGAKDAGGSMTIHTFGAYFGLMVTRILYRPNLDKSKHKNSSVYHSDLFAMIGTLYLWMFWPSFNSAITAHGDDQHRTALNTYYSLAACTLSTYAMSSLTAHDGKLDMVHIQNAALAGGVAAGTAGEMMLTPFGSMIVGFLAGIISVLGFKYLSPILEEKLKIQDTCGVHNLHGMPGVLGAIVGAVTAALATRDIYGDGLKDVFPDVAKGDVEASFQGVRQAISLAVTLGIALLGGLIVGFILKLPVFGAPPDTLCFEDDVYWEVPGDEAGHEDQLTTVRTEESEKLNS